The DNA window TCGGCGGTCTCAGCCAGATGGAAGGTTTCGACCCCAAGCCCGCGCTCAACAAGTACGCCGGAAAAACGATCGAATCCACGCCGCACGCGGATGTGCTTGCCCAGCCGTACATCGGCCGGAATCTGCGGGTGGTCGACACGGGAAAAAAGATCTGGCGCGATATCTACCCGCTGCAGACCGGTTATCGCCGTTTCGGCGAAAGCGGCGTCCTGCTCTCGGATACCTGGCCGCATGTGGGGGAGTGCGTCGACGATCTGTGCCTGATCCGCTCGCTTTGGACGACCGACGATAACCACGGAGCCCAGCTGCAGTTCCATACAGGCCGGCACCTGCTCGACGGCGTCTTCCCTTCGCTCGGTTCCTGGGTGCACTATGGGCTGGGCACGCTTAACGAGAATCTGCCGCAGTTTGTCGTGCTGGGAAAATCCCTTTCCGAGCGGTTCGGCGGCGCCGGCGGCCATTCGGCCGACTACCTGGGGCCCGAGCACGACGGCGTGCCGGTCGAGGTCGACCCGCGGCGTCCCTTGCCGTTTGGCGCCCCGCCAGCCGATGTAACCGCGGCGGAACAGGAAGGGGAGTTTGGCCTGCTGAACCAGCTCCATCAATTGACCGCGGTCGAGTATCCATCCGACCCACAGCTGAGAGCGCGGATCAAATCGTACGAACTGGCCTTCCGCATGCAAAAGGCGATGCCGGAGGTGTTCCAGTTTTCGCAGGAGACGGCCGACACGCAAAGCCTGTACGGACTGCAGGATCCGTCCACACGGGACTTTGGCGAAAAATGTCTGGCCGCCCGACGGATGGTGGAGCGAGGCGTGCGATTCATCCAGGTGTACGACGGCACGGCCCCCGGCGGCGGAAAATGGGATACGCATGATGACTCCCGGAAACGGCTGGCCGAGAATGCCCAGAGCGTCGACAAGCCGATCGCCGGTCTGCTGCGGGACCTGAAACAGCGGGGCCTGCTTGAGGAGACGCTTGTCTGTTTCATGACGGAGTTCGGCCGCAGCGTCGGCGGTCAAGGCGCGAAAGCGACCGGCCGGGAGCACTCGCCCTATGGGTTTACGGTCTGGATGGCCGGCGGCGGTATTCGCCCTGGCGTACACGGCGCGACTGATGAGCTGGGATTTCACGCGGTCGAGAACCGGCATTACGTGACCGATATCCACGCGACCGTTTTGCACCAGCTGGGGCTGGATCCCCGGCGGCTGGAAGTGCCCGGACACAAGCGAATTGAAATCGACTACGGCCAGCCGATCCGAGAGATCCTGGGTTAGCCGCGCACCGACAGTCCTGATCGGTAAGGCCCGCTCGACGGGGGCGGCAGCCTGGAAGGGAGATTGCTGCGGCGTGGATCTGGCGTCTGCGGGGGTGTTGACGGGACGGGCAAAACAGCTTCTGTTTGGCGGCATGGCGTCGTCGCGACAGCGGGTTGCAGGCGGGCCTGCTGGCTGGTTCAGGAACAGGACTCCATGCCGATACGCGTATTGCTGATCATCCCGACGCTCGACCGGGGCGGCGCCGAAAAACAGTTGGCGTATCTGGCGACGCGGCTGCCGCGCGAGCAGTTCGACGTGCATGTTTGCGCGCTCACCCGTGGCGGCCCCTTGGCCGCCATGCTGGAGGAAGCGGACATCCCGCTGACCGTGATCGGCAAATCCTGGAAGGTTGACCCGGGCGCCTGGTGGCGTCTGCGAAAGTTCATTCAGCAGCTCCAGCCCGACATTGTGCATACGTGGTTGTTCGCCGCCAACAGCTACGGCAGGGCGGCTGCGTTTTCGGCGGGCGTCCCGCATGTGCTGGCCGGGGAACGCTGCGTCGATCAGTGGAAGGTCTGGCACGAGTTCGCCATTGACCGCCGCCTTGCACGTCGCACCGAGAAGATTCTCACCAACAGCACGGGCGTGCAGGAATTTTATACGCGGCACGGCCTGCCGGCGGAAAAGTTTGTGGTGATACCCAACGGGATTACGCCGCTTGATCCGACCGTCGCGGGAGCGCGCGACGAACTGCTGGCCGAACTGGAATTGCCGGCCGACGCCAGGTTGATTACGACCGTGGGTCGATTGTGGCCGCAGAAGCGGATGAAAGATCTCATCTGGGCGGCGGAGCTGCTCAAGTGCATCCGGGAAGACTCCCACCTTCTAATCGTGGGAGAAGGGCCGCAGCGGTGGCGACTGGAAGTTTTCCGCGACCAGATCGAAGTCGGCGACCGGGTGCATCTGGTGGGACAACGATCCGACGTGCCCCGGCTGCTGTTCCACAGCGAATGCTTCTGGCTGGGCAGCGGTTATGAAGGCCAGTCCAACGCCGTGATGGAAGCGATGTCAGCCGGCTTGCCCGTGGTGGCCACCGATATTGCCGGCAATCGCGATCTGGTGATACCGGAAGAGACGGGTTATCTGGTCGGGGTGGGCGACAAAGCCGGGTTCGCCCAGTGGACGAACCAGTTGCTGGAGAACCCAGCAGGTGCGAAAAAAATGGGGCAGGCAGGCCAGCGTCGTATGCACGAAGAATTCACCATCAGTAATATGGTGCAGCGTCACGCTGAACTTTACGCGCACGTCGCTAGCTCAGAAAAATAATCGCGAATGCGTCAGTGGCGTCCGCAGGGCACGCTCTTCCACGACGATTCTGCGGCGTTCCAGCAAACACTGACCTGCGTGGTCAGCGTAGCGCTTGAAGATTACACGACGTACGCCGCCGGGCGGCCTGGGAGGGCAGTGGCAATATCCAGGACACTTCGGCGTATGGCGTACGTCGTACTGAGGGCCGTCGCTCATGCGCCGGAGTTGGCTTCGTTTGTTTTACTTTTTCCGTATGGCGTGGCGACCATCGCCGTGCGGCGGCTATTTCGCGGCGAGTTCCGCGCCCGACTCTTTCCACGCCTGGGCGCCGCCTTCATAGTCAAAGACTGTTTCGAATCCTGCCAGGTGCAGTTTCTCTGCGGCCTTTTTGGAGGAGTCGCACTCTTCGCTGGCGCAGTAAACTACTACGGCATTCTTTTTATTGCCAGCTGTCTTCTCCACATTTGCCAGGAAATCATTCTGGCTGAGGGGGATATTGGTCGATCCGGGGATTTCCGTCTTGCTGAAATGCTCCGAGTCGAGTGTGTTGATGATCGTCAATTCGTCGCCCATTTCGTCGATCATATTTTTGAACTGGGTCGTATTAATGGTTTGCATCGTATTACGCTCCTGATTCCTGAGCGACTCCAGGGGAACGCACAGCGGCGGTCGAGCTGAAGTCATCGGTTTTCCGTTTCGGATAGAACTCCGCCAAGGCGGAGACGCCGTGGACACTGAGAAGATGCAAACGGCGTACCCGAAGCGGCCAATTCCCCCAAAACGGCGTTTCCTGCGTAAAAAAAGATCGCCAGACGGCAGAAATCGATATCACCCGGTTCCCCAGAGAGCGTGACGGCCGCACTGCGACCAGCCGACCGCATGGCGTTCGACCAGGAAAACGCTGTGGGTTCGTTCAGGAGAAATCCGATATGCCAGGAGGTGAATCGGGCGGTTGCCCGGCTTCCGGCAGCAACCGGGCAATCGCGGGATCGATCGCCAGTCCGGCCCGCTGCAGGGCCAGGCGGTAGTCGGCCGGCGTGTTGCAATTGAGGAGACTGGCCAGGTCCGGGTCGAACGGACGCACCTCCTCGGCCGGCATGCGGAGGGTGCGGATCGCTTCAAGCAACGCCATCGGTCGGCGGATGTCCGCGGCCAACAGGCGTTCGACGGCAAGCAGCACGCGAGGCCGATACACAGCAGCCAGCGGTTGGGGGTAACCTGCGGCGTCGCACGGCACAACTGCGTCGACCGTGCTATCAACCGCTAACAGTCGCTCCACCAGGGCGACGACCAGCGACGGGACCAGCAGGGGAGCGTCGCAACTGGTGACGTAAACGGCCTGCGTCGCAGGCGTCAACGCGCGCAGTCCAGCCAGCAAGCCTTCCAGCGGTCCCTGGTCCGGGCGGGCGTCCTGCACTTGAATCCGATCGCGGACGGAGGTTTTGTCCGCAGGAACCGCGCTCCCTGCCTCCGCATTCTCGTCCTCTTCGGCCGCAGCGACGACGACGATGGGCGAGGCCACCGTCGACAAAATCCGCACGGTCCGGGCCAGCATGGTTTCTGGCCCGAACGGCAGGCTCGCCTTGGACAGCCCCATCCGCCGGCTATGACCGCCGCAGAGTACGATTCCGGCGATCGGGATCATCCTGGCGATGCCTGGGGCTGGCGAGCGGGGGCGGGAGCGTTACGACGTTTTCTTGGCGGCCTTCTTTTTGAAGGCTTTTTTGGCCGTTTTCTTTTTGGTCGCCTTCTTTTTGGCAGCAGCTTTCTTGACCGACTTTTTAGCCGAGGCTTTCTTTTTGGCGGCCTTCTTTTTCTTTTTCGGGCCGCCCCGGGCGGCTCTTTCGGCCAGCTCGTGAAGGGCCTGTTCGAAGGTCAGCTCTTCGGTCGAAACGCCTTTGGGCAGCGGGGCATTGGTTTCGCCGTCGGAGATATAAGGACCGTAACGACCGTCGATGACCGTGACAGGATTTTCCGTGATGGGCGAAGGATCGAAGGTCCGCAAGGCTTCCCGTTGCTGGCGGCCGCGGGTCGATTTGGGCTGCTTGAGCAGTTCGATCGCCTGCTCCATGGTGACATCAAGCGGGGACAGGGTGTCGGGCAGTTTGCGGTTCTCTTTCCCGGCGCGAATGTAAGGCCCGTAGGGGCCATTGGCGGCCAGCACCCGTTCCTTCAGTTCCGGGTGTTCGCCCAGGTCTCGCGGCAGGGAGAGCAGCTTGAGGGCCGTTTCCAGATCGATCGAATCCGGTTCCATCCCTTTGAGGAGGGAAGCGTTTTTCGGCTTTTCGTCTTCGTTTTCCGCGGCCAACTGGATGTACGGGCCAAAGCGTCCCATTTTGAGGAAAATGGGACGTTTGTCCTCGGTGAAACCAAGCGGCTCTTCTGCTTTTTCGGATTGCTCCAGCAGTTCCAGCGCCCTGGCCATGGTGAGTTCGTCGGGCGCGATGGCGTCGGGCACGGTGGTCCGGCGGCCATCCTGTTCGACGGTGGCCGAGTCCTTCCACACGCGCAGGATCACTTCGCCTTTGTCGCCCTCGGGCGCTCCGAGCGAGAAGCGATTAATCTCCGAAATGTTGACTTCCTCGAGCTTTGCTTTGACCTGGTCTTTCAGTCCGCCGCCGCCGCCCTGCAGGCCATGGTAGAAGTCGTTCAGGTAAGGCACATGGTCGGCCTCGCCGCGGCTGATGGTGTCGAGGGAGTTCTCCATCTGGGCGGTGAAGTCGTAGTTGACCAGATGGGGAAAGTGCTCTTCGAGCAGCCGAATCACGGAGAAGGCCACCCACTGCGGGACGAGGGCTTTCCCTTTGAGATAAACG is part of the Lignipirellula cremea genome and encodes:
- a CDS encoding rhodanese-like domain-containing protein translates to MQTINTTQFKNMIDEMGDELTIINTLDSEHFSKTEIPGSTNIPLSQNDFLANVEKTAGNKKNAVVVYCASEECDSSKKAAEKLHLAGFETVFDYEGGAQAWKESGAELAAK
- a CDS encoding glycosyltransferase; translated protein: MPIRVLLIIPTLDRGGAEKQLAYLATRLPREQFDVHVCALTRGGPLAAMLEEADIPLTVIGKSWKVDPGAWWRLRKFIQQLQPDIVHTWLFAANSYGRAAAFSAGVPHVLAGERCVDQWKVWHEFAIDRRLARRTEKILTNSTGVQEFYTRHGLPAEKFVVIPNGITPLDPTVAGARDELLAELELPADARLITTVGRLWPQKRMKDLIWAAELLKCIREDSHLLIVGEGPQRWRLEVFRDQIEVGDRVHLVGQRSDVPRLLFHSECFWLGSGYEGQSNAVMEAMSAGLPVVATDIAGNRDLVIPEETGYLVGVGDKAGFAQWTNQLLENPAGAKKMGQAGQRRMHEEFTISNMVQRHAELYAHVASSEK
- the mobA gene encoding molybdenum cofactor guanylyltransferase produces the protein MIPIAGIVLCGGHSRRMGLSKASLPFGPETMLARTVRILSTVASPIVVVAAAEEDENAEAGSAVPADKTSVRDRIQVQDARPDQGPLEGLLAGLRALTPATQAVYVTSCDAPLLVPSLVVALVERLLAVDSTVDAVVPCDAAGYPQPLAAVYRPRVLLAVERLLAADIRRPMALLEAIRTLRMPAEEVRPFDPDLASLLNCNTPADYRLALQRAGLAIDPAIARLLPEAGQPPDSPPGISDFS
- a CDS encoding DUF1501 domain-containing protein, translating into MTLPDRRTFLSDLGMGFTGLSLAAMLQQDGYAAPGAAPVDTALPTGRPHFAPKAKSVIWLFMIGGLSQMEGFDPKPALNKYAGKTIESTPHADVLAQPYIGRNLRVVDTGKKIWRDIYPLQTGYRRFGESGVLLSDTWPHVGECVDDLCLIRSLWTTDDNHGAQLQFHTGRHLLDGVFPSLGSWVHYGLGTLNENLPQFVVLGKSLSERFGGAGGHSADYLGPEHDGVPVEVDPRRPLPFGAPPADVTAAEQEGEFGLLNQLHQLTAVEYPSDPQLRARIKSYELAFRMQKAMPEVFQFSQETADTQSLYGLQDPSTRDFGEKCLAARRMVERGVRFIQVYDGTAPGGGKWDTHDDSRKRLAENAQSVDKPIAGLLRDLKQRGLLEETLVCFMTEFGRSVGGQGAKATGREHSPYGFTVWMAGGGIRPGVHGATDELGFHAVENRHYVTDIHATVLHQLGLDPRRLEVPGHKRIEIDYGQPIREILG